The genomic DNA AGATTGTAATCCTCTGTATGTAAGCTTATTTTTTCTGCTCTGTGTTTTGAGCTGCACGTTTTGCCTGTATTTGGTATTTACCAAGCCTTATATAATGAACCAGGTTAATCTTTGAAGGACAAGTATAGGTACATGAGCCACATTCCATGCAGTCCATTAGATTCCACTCAGCAGCATCATCTAATTTCCCTTTTTCTGCATATTTACAAATTCGTGATGGTATTAGTTTCATAGGACATATTTTTACACACTTTCCACAATTAATACAGGGATATTCTCTGATTCCGGGGGTTTTTTCGTCAAGAGTAAGAAGTCCAGAAGTAGATTTAATCACCGGAACATCAAGCGTAGATAAAGCGATACCCATCATAGGGCCCCCGGTAACCACCTTTTTAAGCATGGAAAAATCCACATCACAGGCCTGAAGTATGTTCATTACAGGGGTACCGATTCGAACCAGCAGATTTTTGGGCGTACGCGTTAGAGGCCCTGTGATCGTAACTACTCTTTGATAAAGCGGCTTACCATCAATTATGGCATCATAAATTGCAAGCGCCGTGCTGACATTTTCTACTACACAACCAATGTCCATAGGTAGTCCGCCCGAGGGAACTTCTCTGGAAGTTACCGCGTTAATTAATTGTTTTTCACCGCCCTGGGGATATTTTGATTTAAGGACTCCAACAGATAAGTCCTTAAATTT from Chitinispirillales bacterium ANBcel5 includes the following:
- the rsxC gene encoding electron transport complex subunit RsxC, encoding MFKKYSFKGGIHPPHNKKQTESLTIEEFAAPDKVIIPLSQHIGAPAKAVVKRGDRVCIGQTIGDAGGFVSAPVHSSVSGTVKSVGMFPHPTGKQTMAVEIENDGTDEFAPLESFEKPWKEAAPGELIQKINNCGIVGMGGATFPTHVKLSPPSNKPIDTLIINGAECEPYLTADHRLMLERTEGLLTGALITRKILGAKRCTIAIEDNKADAIAAISQKLSDPKFKDLSVGVLKSKYPQGGEKQLINAVTSREVPSGGLPMDIGCVVENVSTALAIYDAIIDGKPLYQRVVTITGPLTRTPKNLLVRIGTPVMNILQACDVDFSMLKKVVTGGPMMGIALSTLDVPVIKSTSGLLTLDEKTPGIREYPCINCGKCVKICPMKLIPSRICKYAEKGKLDDAAEWNLMDCMECGSCTYTCPSKINLVHYIRLGKYQIQAKRAAQNTEQKK